A part of Caloenas nicobarica isolate bCalNic1 chromosome 10, bCalNic1.hap1, whole genome shotgun sequence genomic DNA contains:
- the GTF2A2 gene encoding transcription initiation factor IIA subunit 2, whose amino-acid sequence MAYQLYRNTTLGNSLQESLDELIQSQQITPQLALQVLLQFDKAINSALAQRVRNRVNFRGSLNTYRFCDNVWTFVLNDVEFREVTELVKVDKVKIVACDGKNTGSNTAE is encoded by the exons ATGGCCTATCAGCTGTACAGGAACACCACACTGGGGAACAGTCTTCAGGAGAGTCTGGATGAGCTCATACAG TCACAGCAAATCACGCCTCAGTTGGCCCTTCAGGTGCTACTTCAGTTTGATAAAGCTATAAATTCAGCACTGGCACAACGAGTCAGGAACAGAGTCAATTTCAGG GGGTCTCTGAATACATACAGGTTCTGTGACAACGTATGGACATTTGTACTGAATGACGTTGAATTTAGGGAGGTCACTGAACTTGTGAAAGTGGATAAAGTGAAAATTGTAGCATGTGATGGAAAAA acaCTGGTTCCAATACTGCAGAATGA
- the GCNT3 gene encoding beta-1,3-galactosyl-O-glycosyl-glycoprotein beta-1,6-N-acetylglucosaminyltransferase 3 has protein sequence MRLCERKPLPARRRCAALLGSLLGSLLLAAVALRGTARLCPDARPEAAAHPRCRQRLYQALELSPSRRINCSGVVRGDEKAIQEARLSNLEVANKRVSLTPGEYLNMTKDCSRFKETRRFIEFPLSQEEAEFPIAYSMVIHNKIEMFERLLRSLYAPQNIYCIHIDSKSPAAFQEAVRAIVACFPNVFVASRLENVVYASWSRLQADLNCMQDLLQSPVPWQYILNTCGTDFPIKTNAEIIRTLKVLQGRNSMESEKPSAAKQQRWRYHHTVGKFISRTATEKLPPPHNSPMFTGSAYFVVTRAFVQHVFENPTAQQFLEWAKDTYSPDEHVWATLNRMPGVPGAMPQSDKFQLSDMNALPRLVKWQYMEGDTSKGAPYPPCTGQHQRAVCIYGAGDLPWMLQQHHLLANKFDPLVDDAAIQCLEEYLRHRSLYGRGL, from the coding sequence aTGCGGCTGTGCGAGCGGAAGCCCCTGCCGGCGCGGCGGCGCTGCGCGGCGCTGCTGGGGTCGCTGCTGGGGTCGCTGCTGCTGGCCGCCGTGGCGCTGCGCGGCACCGCCAGGCTCTGCCCCGACGCCCGCCCGGAGGCGGCCGCCCACCCCCGCTGCCGCCAGCGGCTCTACCAGGCGCTGGAGCTCTCACCCAGCAGGAGGATCAACTGCTCGGGGGTCGTCCGCGGGGATGAGAAAGCTATCCAGGAGGCCCGGCTCAGCAACCTGGAGGTTGCAAACAAAAGGGTTTCCCTGACGCCCGGCGAGTACCTCAATATGACAAAGGACTGCAGCAGGTTCAAAGAGACCCGACGGTTCATCGAGTTCCCGCTGAGCCAGGAGGAGGCAGAGTTCCCCATCGCCTACTCCATGGTCATCCACAACAAAATCGAGATGTTTGAGCGGCTCTTGCGGTCCCTCTATGCCCCCCAGAACATCTACTGCATCCACATTGACAGCAAGTCCCCAGCCGCCTTCCAGGAGGCCGTACGGGCCATCGTAGCCTGCTTCCCCAATGTCTTTGTGGCTAGCCGCCTGGAAAATGTGGTCTATGCCTCCTGGTCCCGGCTGCAAGCTGACCTCAACTGCATGCAGGACCTGCTGCAGAGCCCTGTGCCATGGCAATACATCCTCAACACCTGCGGCACCGATTTCCCCATCAAGACCAACGCCGAGATCATCCGCACCCTGAAGGTGCTGCAGGGGCGGAACAGCATGGAGTCCGAGAAGCCCTCAGCCGCCAAGCAGCAGCGCTGGCGGTACCACCACACAGTGGGCAAGTTCATCTCCCGGACAGCCACAGAAAAACTGCCGCCACCCCACAACTCTCCCATGTTTACGGGCAGCGCGTACTTTGTGGTCACGCGGGCCTTTGTGCAGCACGTTTTTGAGAACCCCACAGCGCAGCAGTTCCTCGAGTGGGCCAAGGACACCTACAGCCCTGACGAGCACGTCTGGGCCACCCTCAACCGCATGCCCGGCGTGCCAGGCGCCATGCCCCAGAGTGACAAGTTCCAGCTCTCAGACATGAACGCCCTGCCCCGCCTGGTCAAGTGGCAGTACATGGAGGGCGACACCAGCAAGGGTGCGCCCTACCCGCCCTGCACCGGCCAGCACCAGCGCGCCGTCTGCATCTACGGGGCGGGCGACCTGCCCTGgatgctccagcagcaccatctCTTGGCCAACAAGTTCGACCCCCTCGTGGACGATGCCGCCATCCAGTGCCTCGAGGAGTACCTGCGACACAGATCCCTCTACGGCCGGGGGCTCTGA